AAAGCATATTTCCTAATTTCGTAATATAATATGGGGAACAACAatcataagagcatccgcattgggacctccttgatagcctccttgatagcctacttgatagtgtttatgttattgagtaggtagtgctgcattggggttccttgatagcctacttgataatattagttttgattttatgtttttcatttaaattttattgcataatttaaattgcatatttaaatactggattaaacataaaatttaaaattacttaaaatataaaaaaaatacataaaaatttaaaacggtcggtcaaaggtgtggatccatgacggagaaaattgtaggaggaaaagaggtgtgaagagaagaaggaagaaggagaagaggtgtgaagagaagaaggaagaaggtgGGGAtgttttaaagaagagaagaaggagaaaaaaataaataaataaaacggtcggtcaaaggtgCGGAAACCGAGAAactgcagtcaaaattcgaatataattcgaattttcgaatttttccttttttttttaaattgggcgcgtgcattgcacgcgccatctcctccgcccattcgaggatactcgataactcgaggagCTCCACGCTgcatcgccctcctcgacgCACTCCCTTTCCTCGAGTACCCGTGATGCGGGTGCTCTAATCCCAATAAGAGGCTGCATGGATATATATCATATTTGACATCGTGCCACAACTAAAGAGGCAAAGGGAAAATTAGTCTAATTCTCTCGCTAATTTCTAAAGAGGTGAAGCTGTGAAGGTACGAACTATACGAGTGAGAAGCAAGTGGATTCCCACAGAGCCACAAAGATAATCCCCCAATTTTTAAGGCTAGGAGAAAATGTTAGCCTGCTTTGTTTGTAAAATAATGTATTCTCGAATTCCATTGATATGGcgaaaagaaaagaatattCACATGACACATCGCATGTTAGGCTTTCCTCATTTTTTTAATCCTATATTGGAGTATAATTGAGATACTAGGTAAATTGCAATGAAATAAAACAAATCGAATTTATCATAACAGGACACAACTCTCCATAATCATCATGCAGAATAGACAAGCAGCAAAAACAGCAGGGATATCTTATCATGAAGATCAACGAGTGACCGCAAATCGAATTCACGATGCAAAACCTCAACAATTCCTCAAATTTCACCTTTCTCATTTTGCGGCTATGCGAGCGATGAAATCCTCGTAGCGGATCTTGCCATCGGATCCGACATCTACCTCTGGGATCCACTCATCGAACTCGGCAGGCTCCAATTTCTCGCCAATGCTAGTAAGGATGTGCCTGAGCTCCTTCACGACGATGAAGCCAGTCCCCTCTTTGTCGAGGACCTGGAAGGCGTCACGGAGCTGTTTGTCAAACGGCTCCACCTTCATGTGCTTCGACATGAGGTCGAGGAACCTCTGAAAATCGAAGGGCGCAGTGAGTTTCTCCTGGGTGATTATGGATTTCAGCTGCGCCTGCGTGGGGTTGCCGCCGAGGGAACGCATCAAGATTTCGAGTTCGGAAGTCGCGATTTTGCCGTCGCTGTCGGCATCGAACAAATTAAACGCTTCCTTCATCGATGCTATCTGGTCATCAGTCAGCCCCATTTTTCGTGATCTTTTGCTCTCTTTTGCGGTTGGCTATTGTCTGATTCAATTCCTAAGCCTCTCAATAGTTTCTGTTTTCGAGAGAGAAATCTGATTATGTTGTCGATGATTGCGGAAACTAAGTGAGAATGGAAATGGTAAAagtcatattatatatatatataccatttttttcaaatattccACGAGGTaaatagtagtatttttttaagataaaaataaaattgagtaGCCTTCTAGttaatgataatattatcatagaGTCTTAGTGTAATAAAAGTTTACAGAAAACGTGGAAAAGGGTGACATAATTTTTTGGGAGAAAGACACAAGTAACCAAAATGAGATAGTTTAGGACTTATATAGCCACCACTTTTAAACTATGACTTTAGGGGTCAAAAGTCATTGAAAAGACAAAATAACCCTTACtaattactaaataaaaataaaagaaaactataataaattttgtttacttaaagaataaaaaaacaaaaatagaaaacctaattaaagaaaaaaacaacAGAATTTGAATTCACTCCCTTTCTTCTGCGGTTTCTCCCTGCCGTTCTCTCCCCCAGAAATTGAATGTAGCGGTGGCCACCCTTCCTCTCcagcggcggcgacgacgtTCCTTCCTCCATTGGCGGCACTCCAGCAGCACGGCGTTTTCTAGCGGGCGATCCTCCAGCGGCGGCGCTTCTTAGGGCTCCAGCGGCGGTGCCATGTTCTCCGGCGTTTCtaccctctcctctctctccctctctttgcTGCGGCGACGAGTGGGCAACGCTTAAATGGGTGGAGTCGCGGTCGTGGCTACGGAATGGGAGGAAGGATTCTCTCAGCCCACAGATTGCTCATTGCCTAAGTTTAGGCCAGATTGTTGCTGGAGAAATTGAGGTTTGAATTCTACTGCGAATTCCAATTTATTAAACCCTATTCTTGAAATCCGGCCCACTGGGATCCTCACCCTTTCCGATCCCTCCCTCAATAGCGATCTTGATTTATCCTACAATAGTGATTATGCCGAGGAAAGCTATGTTTTTAGAATTGTGAAATTAGATAACGATGGCAATTtgagaattcatagctttgttCAAGGTAGTGGGACTCTGACTGCTAGTTGGGCTGTTGTGAGTGATCAATATCAGGTTTATGGATTATGTGGTTACAATGAAACTTCTCCCATTTGTGGCTGCCCTTCACAAAACTTTGAATTCATTAATTCGAGGGATACTAGCAGCGGCGGCGACGAGCTTTCTCTCCAGCGCAGCGGCGGCGACGAGCTTCCTCTCCAGCGGCagcgacagcagcagcagcgaccCTACCTAGGGTTTCTACGGAATGGCAGCGGTGACTCGGCGGACTCCAGCGCAGCGGCGGCGACGAGCTTCCTCTCCAGCACAGCGGCAGCGACGAGCTTCCTCTTATACTTAACTatcctctctcactctcaaaAAAACTTGCGAAAAAAGAATGTCTGAGCAGCAGAGTAATCCTCCTACGGAAGCAGAGTAAGCCACCACTTCCGCAGGAAGACCATCAGCGATGGCGGAAGACGAGCAACAACTAGAAGAGCCTTCGGACAGTAgaatagataaagtgagttatgaattttttttttcttagttGCATTAAAGTTGTTACTCGTTCAATTACATTTGGGAGTTCTAATATGAGTATTTGATGTTGTTTTGATGATATGTTTTACAATGTATGTGGTTTTTGAATTGGTTTATATTGTAAATTTGCAATTGATCCAGTGAAATTGGTTATACACACTTGATTACACAATTGGTGCATTAGGGCATCACCGAGGGGCTGTCGACGAGCAGTATTTGTCCCAGTATAGGCTTCGTGTTAGTCGTCGGATATTTTCTGTTACTGTTTGATATTTAGGTTGGATTATGATTTGGGTTGTTTTGGATTTGGATCAGCTGTGTATGAATTTATCTATCTATTGTGCACTTATTTTAATTAACTGTGTACCTGTGGATGTTTTGGTTGATTTCGATTTGGTAAATTGAAATGAATTTAAGAggttcaatttcttaatttccattGCCCAAACACCCTCAAATCGGCCAAAAAGAATTgttctacggtgcacaatgACAGTGCGCAATGACAGCACACAGTTGAACGCATACACAGTTGTGGGCTAACTACCCTTTAAACGGGGCATATTTTAGTAATTgagatgcaattaagtgaaattaaatattcaaatgtGTTAGTaaacattatattcaataaaataagttaattgTGTTCATATCCATCACTCGCTCAAACATACTGAACATATATCACATGTAACTTAAGTGTAGTAAGTGTATATATTAGTGTGCATATAATAGTGGAACCCTAGTTTCTTCCTTTGACGACCGTTCGTCTCCGGCGTCTGACGATGGATATTGGCCGGCGTGATTCAGTCCAATATCAACATAGAGACAGTCTCAACCTTCCTTCGGTCTCTGCTAATTTTGAGAAACATTCTAAAGCTCAGATGGACGTTCCCGGTCCTACCCCTCCCGTGGCGACTCAGACTTTGGTTTTACAAGGGGATTCTCGCCGGCAAGGTGTTCATACTGATGTGGATAGTTCCAATAACGAGGGTTTGGTGGTGGAAGAAGAGTTGTTGCTGAATGACAGAAATTCGCTGCATGGCAAAGGCGTCGATAATGGCAAGGGTTTTTCTTCTTATGCGGACATAACGGTAAATCGGGCTCCCCGTCATCCTGATTTGCCGGCTCATCGTTTCCATGCCTTTCGGCCAACTAAAGAGGGAGATCAATTCTCCTTTAAGATACCTAAGGAGGAATATGTTAAAGCTATTCAGGAATTTTCTCATGCTGTGATTGGTAGACTTTTGCTTCGGAAAGGGGATAAGCCGAAACCGGCGCTGGTTGTGAAACAGGAACTTCAGAAGATGTGGAAACTGCGTGAGGACTGGCAACTTATTCCCTTGGGCAAGGGATACTATACTATGATTTTTAAGAATGCCGAGGATAAATCTCATGTCAAAGGAAAGATGCTGTGGGAAATATTTGGTGGTCACATTAGACTCAGAGACTGGGTGAGGAACTTTGATCCTTTCAAGGAACACTCTTCCTTGGCTAATGTTTGGGTGCGTATTCATTACCTCCCTATAGAATATTGGAGGCCGGAGCTTTTAACTGGTATAGGGAGGTTTGTTGGACATCCTTTAAAGATTGATGGGGCCTCGACTACACGTGATTTCGGGCAATATGCTAGGCTGCTGATAGAGCTTGATATGGCAAAGCCTCTACCGCACACTCTTCTTATTGATGGGGAAGACAATTCTTTTCATGTGGAATTCACGTACGAATATCTACCGTTCTATTGTTCTAGGTGCAAAGTCACTGGTCACTCTTTGGATAAATGTCGTAAGGGTAAGGATAATGGAGGGGATAAGGACACGGCTGATAAGCACAATGGCGCGCCGCAGAAGCAGCCGCAGGTCATGTCTAGACAATGGCATCCTGTGCAAAATACAGAGGATGGGGGAGGCACCTCGACTGGAGTTGACACTGAGGGTTTTACCAGGGTTGCTAAGGTTTCTAAGGGTGGAAAGGTGCAACCTTCTACTCCGGGCTTGACTGTCATGCAGAATAATGAGGTTACTAAGGATAAAGCGCCAGTAACCTCGGGGAGTCGATTTGCTGCGCTACAACAGATGAGTGAGGACCAGGAAGGGCGAGGTCCGGATTTTCAGCCGGTGCCGCATCAGGTTCTTGATGAACCAATAATTGAAGATGGCTCTGATAGTGATGATAGTCAATATGAGGATCAGGATGATGTGGGGGATAAGCTGGTGGATGTTGTTGAGGAGGATCAGGATCAGCTGAAGAAGCAAAGGAATTATGAGGAGGATGTTCAGAATAATAATTTACAGAGGGCGGATAGTGATGATATTGCGGTACAAAATGCGATGAAAGCCCAAAGACTTGAACAAATCTTGGCTATTGCTAAAGCCCCGATGCAAGTTAATACGAGTAAACGCCGGGGACGCCCAACCAAACAAGAGCAGGCTGTCCGAGCAGCGGAGAAAATATCTAAGCAGGCGGAGGATTGTATTAAGACGAGGCTAAGGAATTCGGGTGAGACGGGGGTCAAACCCCGGGAATTTATTATTGACAACAGCAATAGAGCGAGTATCAAAGCCATGGATAACATTGCGAAGGAAAGCTGGGCTGATGAGGTGGAAAGAAGTGGAATTTCCTCCGCGAATTCATAATATTAATTATGAATATTGTTGCTTGGAACGTCCGGGGTTTGACGGATGAATCCAAAAATTTGTTAAAGGAACATTGTCgttctttttcttctattttggTGGGTTTGATTGAGCCGAAGACGGCGTTTCATAGAGTCCGTCCTGGTTTTTGGCACTCTTTGAATTTGATCCCGATACATCAAAACAGTCGGGGTTTCATGTGTTCTAATATTTGGGTGTTGGCCCACCCCTCTTTACTGGTTAATGTTATTTTCTCTTCTGCCCAAGTTGTGGTTGTTGATTGTGTGTGGCAAAGCTGGGATTTTCGCGTTGCTGTTGTGCATGGTGCCAACAACCATGTTGAACGTAGAACTCTTTGGGGTGATCTCTCGCGTTTCACCTCGGGCCGCACGATTTTTATTGGGGACTTCAATGCCATCAAGGGCGCCCATGAACGTATAAGCCTGGTTTCTCCGAATAGAGTTTCTTGTATCGAGTTTTGCAATTTTATTGATGGTGTTCAGATGATTGAATCTCCTACTGATGGTATTAGATTTACTTGGTCTGGTAGGAGGTTCCTTCCGCGGCATGTGGAATCTATCCTTGATAGAGCCTTCTTTTCGCAGGAGTTCGCCGATATGTGGGATACTATCGTCACTTCGGCGCTTCCTCGGATCATTCTCCGTTGGTGTTTCAATGCCGACGTAACGTTCCTATGGGTCGGGGGCAGTTCCGTTTTTTGAATATGTGGACTCTTCATCCTAATTTTATTGATATGGTTTCTGCCTCTTGGATTATTTCGACTGATACTCTGTGTCCAATTCTGAGAGTTATGCTTAAATTCAAGAGATTACGTGCTGATATTAGGGTATGTAATAAGGATGTTTTTGGGAATGTCGACGCTGCTATTGCTCGGGGACAAAAGGAGCTGGTTATCATTCAAAATCGTGTTTCGAGGGAAGGGTATACTGATGATTCTTTTGATGCTGAGATTAATTGTCAAGTTGAGATTAATATGGCGCTTACCCGGAAAAATAGTTTGTTACAACAGAAAAGTCGAGCGGCCTGGTTGAAAGATGGTGATAGAAACACTGCTTTCTTTCACCGTATTGCTAaatttaaaaagagaaaaacgaCGCTTCACGGACTTTGCATTGATGGTGTTGATGTGTATGATTCGGGGGTGATTGAAAGACATATTATTAATCATTTTTCTTCGTTATTCACTGATGATGGGAGCCCACTGGAGGAACAGTTCGTGATTGACGCTTACGTTGGGTCGGGTGTTTCTGAAGCTCAAAATATTATGCTTGTTAGTGAACCGGATGAAGGCGAGATCACAACCGCGGTGTTTAGTATGGACGTTAATAGCGCTCCGGGTCCAGATGGCTTTTCGGGAATGTTCTTTCAGAAATGTTGGAATGTTATTAAGAGTGATGTGATTTCGGGGGTTCAGACTTTTTTCCGCCGCTCTTATCTGCCTGTTGGTTGTAATGCTAGTAATATGATTCTTATTCCTAAGAAAGACAATGTTCACACGGTTGCGGATCTTAGACCTATTGTGCTTTCtaattttttcttcaagattATCTCGAAGATTTTGGCGATCCGACTCAATGCGGTGGCTGCCTCTCACGTTTCGAATAACCAATTCGGTTTTATTAGCGGTCGCAGCATACATGATTGTATTATGCTAAGCTCTGAGGGCTTTAACTGCATGCAGCGTACAGGACGTGGAATGAATATGGCTTGTAAAATCGATATTCGGAAGGCGTTCGATACAATTCGTTGGGGCTTCATTATACAAGTGCTTCGCGCCAATAGCTATGATGAGCGTTTTATCCGTTGGATACAGATCATTTTTTAATCTGCGAGGATTTCTATTTCCTATAATGGTAGGCTCAGCGGTTATTTTGCGTGCTCTCGAGGGGTGAGACAAGGGGATCCTTTATCTCCTATTTTATCTGGGATCGCTGAAGATGTTCTAAGTCGTATTATAAGCAGCTGCGTGGATTCTAGACGCTTGGCTCCCATGGGGTTTAGTCGGGTTTCTGATTTCCCGACTCATCTTTTCTACGCGGATGACATCATCATCTTCTGCAAAGCTACTGTTAGAAATGGTCAGAAAATTCAGGAGATTCTCAGCTATTATGGTTCTATTTCGGGGCAGCAATGCAGCCAAGAGAAATCCAATATTTATTTTGCTAGCCGTGTTCCTACGGATAGACGGAGAGCTATCCGGCGTGCGTTGGGTTTTTCTATTGGTACTCTTCCAATGACATATTTGGGGATTCCTATCTTTGTTGGTCGGCCTCGTGCATCCTATTTTATGCCGATTTTTGATAGAATCGTGCAGAAGTTTGCTAGATGGAAAGGGATGCAGCTTTCTATGGCGGGAATAATGTGTCTTGTGCAGTCAGTTATTCAAAGCTCAATCGTGCATTCTATGATGGTTTACAAGTGGCCTAAGGCGCTTTTACATGAGCTTGACAGGAAATGCAGAAACTTCGTGTGGACAGGGAGCACGGATACGAAGCCTAAATGTTTTGTCAGTTGGGGAAGAGTTTGCTCGCCTAAAGAGGAAGGGGGGCTAGGGATTCGTTCCTTTACtttgatgaatcaatcgtaTCTTATGAAGCTGGCATGGAGAATGATAAAAGGTCAGGATTGGGCGCATCAAATTCTTCGGTCCAGATACCTTAACCATTTTGGTTATGCTAAATTTTCGATTGCAAATTCCACTATCTGGATTGGTGTAAAGCATGAGGTGAATCGGCTTGTGGATGACTCGTATTCTTGCATTGAGCGTGGCGATAGCacctatttttggaaagatGATTGGCTTGGATACAAATTGGTGGATAAAATTCGTATCTCGCATTACATGCATGCTTTTCTGAACTATTCTGTTCAAGATTACTTCTACGATGGTGTTTGGCATTTTTCTGCTTCTTTCGTCAATAGGTTCCCGGAAGTTGTCGCTGACATTCTTTTACTGCCTATGACGGGAGATATTGATCGTAGATACTGGAAACATTTTGTTAAAGGGGAGGTCTCGGTGGCTCTGGCTTTCTCGAGTATTGGGCATCGTTTCCCTCAGGTGACTTGGGGTAAGTGGATCTGGGAGCCGTTTATCCCGGTTCGAAGATCCATTTTGTGTTGGAGAATCATTCATGGGCGCCTCCCAACTTTGGATGTCTTAATCCGGCAAGGTCTGATTGCTCCAAATGGGTGTCCCATATGCTTTCAAGCTGAggaaaatattaatcatattatGTGGCAATGTGATAAAGTGCGACGCATCTGGAAAGAGTTCTTGTCTTGGTTTGACAAAGATATTAGTTTGGGCTCTCAGGATATTCATTCTTTTCTTGTGGAAGCTTGGAACTCGTCTTTCAGTCCGCATATTCAAGCGTTTTGGAAAGCTGGCATTGTTACAACCATGTGGAAAATTTGGGATAGTCGGAATTCTGTGGTTTTTGATAACGCGAGTTTTGAGCCCCAACCGATTCTGATCTTTGTGAAAACTTTTTTTAAAGAGATGGATAAAAGTTTTGCAACTCTTGGCAATAGTAAGAATACTTGGGCAGATTATATGACCATGAGGAAGTTAGGTGTTGCTACTCGTCCTGCTCCCCCGCCTCGTATGATTGAAGTTTACTGGTGGCCTTCGGTTAATCAATGGATCAAAGTTAATATCTGCTATAGGTGCTCCGGGCGCTATTGCGGCGGGAGGAGTTTTCAGGGATAGATGGTCGGTGGTGCGGGGCTGCTTTCACATCAAAGGGGGCGTAGGTTTCGCTTTTGAAGCTGAGTTGCTCGCGGTTATCACTGCTATTAACATTGCTCATGATCGAAAATGGTTACACTTGTGGGTTGAATCCGACTCGATGTACGTGGTACATCTCTTGAAGTCAAAATCGTTGGATGTTCCGTGGCGTTTTATAGCATCTTGGAAAGGTGTCATTCGCCGACTCCAGGACTTCAATCTTATGGTGAGTCATATTTATAGAGAGGGTAACAAGCCCGCGGATATTATGGCCAACGGTGAAAGACAAGAGGGATGGTGGCCCTTGGCGATTCCTGAGATCTCGCAAGCGGTGGCTGCTGACATGTCTACACATAGCCATGTTCGTATGGTCTGAGCATGTCGAGCGTGGCTTTTTGTGTTTGGTTGAGCAGATGGGTGGTTCGTTCAGGGGCGCTGTTGATGTCTTGTGCGCTGGGTTTGCTGTGGACTTTTGTCATACATCTTGCGGTCGTGGTTTCTGGGTGTGGCTTTTCTTCAACAGTTGGGGTGCCATTTGCTGGATGGCGGTGATCGTGGTCTGGTTATGTTGCTGGTCCTGGTGTTGGTTGGCCTTCCACTTTTTCGGCAGTGGAGGTTGGGTCCGAGCGAGCTGCTGCTGGTGTTTAGTCTTTTCTGCTCGTGGATGGTGTTTTCCCTTTCGTGTTTGTTTTGTGGTTGGTTGTCTTTTGTTTTGTCTTTTGTTATGTCTCTTGTTCTTCCTAGCTCGTTGAAGCCGAGATACTTAGGGatgatggttcggccggaatctcTGAAGTTTTCTCATTCCGCTTCAACGTTGGGGttgtttcttcttcttcgagtactctttttccttttaaggtttttcccttgcGGGTTTACttaaaaggttttaacgaggctcgccCGTAGTTTGCTCTCTCTTGTGCTCTCACGGGTCTTTGgttctttcttttttcctttaatataagctttatttaataaaaattagtgtGCATATAATAGCATCTTAGTAATTTACACGTGTTTCATTAAAAACAAAGATCCGATTTGATTTATTAACCATTGAAATGAACTTAGGAggttcaatttcttaatttccattGCCCAAACACCCTCAAATCAACCAAAATGAATTATTCTACGGTGCACAATGACAGTACACAGTTGAATGCATACACAGTTGTGGGCTAACTACCCTTTAAACGGGGCATATTTTGGTAATTgagatgcaattaagtgaaattaaatattcaaatgtGTTAGTaaacattatattcaataaaataagttaatcGTGTTCATATTCATCACTCGCTCAAACATACTGAACATATATCACATGTAACTTAAGTGTAGTAAATGTATATATTAGTGTACATATAATAACATCTTAGTAATTTACACgtgtttcattaaaaataagtaTCCAATTTGATTTATTAACCATTTAAATGAACTTAGGAggttcaatttcttaattttcattgCCCAAACACCCTCAAATCGGCCAAAAGGAAttgttctcttagtcttggtttctttttttttggttacccagggtttcttgcgggtgcttttgcttgtttcctttgtctctggtctctcttttttcttttctttttaataaaatttctatttcagcacaATGACAGTACACAGTTGGACGCATACACAGTTGTGGGCTAACTACCTTTAAACAGGGCATATTTTAGTAATTgagatgcaattaagtgaaattaaatattcaaatgtGTTAGTAAACATTATTGGTGAAGTATAATTGAACGGGTATAGATTTTATCGATGGATTATTGTAGAACTATGAATTATACCTAGTATTGCTTGAGAATCGAGAGAGAAAAGTAAGGTTGGAAGCACAAAATTCCGATTGCTGCCGTATTATAAGTGAAGATAGCGTAAAATTACAAGGTACATGCTAagggctatttatagattacatgttaagggtaaaatggtaaattcaTCGCTGGAGCACGCGTCCTGCATGGTCgggggcataatagtaattCTGTCCTTAAGCGGGAGATTTTCCCGCTCTCtcggtgattcct
The genomic region above belongs to Salvia miltiorrhiza cultivar Shanhuang (shh) chromosome 5, IMPLAD_Smil_shh, whole genome shotgun sequence and contains:
- the LOC131024989 gene encoding probable calcium-binding protein CML13, with amino-acid sequence MGLTDDQIASMKEAFNLFDADSDGKIATSELEILMRSLGGNPTQAQLKSIITQEKLTAPFDFQRFLDLMSKHMKVEPFDKQLRDAFQVLDKEGTGFIVVKELRHILTSIGEKLEPAEFDEWIPEVDVGSDGKIRYEDFIARIAAK